In the genome of Planctomyces sp. SH-PL62, the window GTTCGTGGTGGCCTTCCGGCACGCCGATCCAGTTCATCTTCGCCATGCCGACCGAGTTCGTGTACTGGAGCGTGGCGATCCGCGAGAAGTCGGCCGCGAAGCTCTGCACCATCAGGTCGATCTGCGTCTTGCTGATCTTGGGGATCTCGTCGTTGACCGTCTTGATGCCGGGCTCGAGCTCCGGCACGGGATGGTCCAGGCCGGCCCCGTCGTCGCTCGTCAGCTCCCGCTCCATCTCGCGGACGAAGGTCGCGTGCTCCTCCAGGATGCGCCGGTCTTCGACGCTCACGGCGGATTCGATCTTCTTGAGGTCCCCCTTCACGTCGTCGAGGATGCTCTTGAGGCTCTCCTGGTCCTTCATCCGGCCGTAGAGCTTCGAGAACATCTGGTAGGGGTCGTCGATCGGGGCGATCGGCTTGTTCGGGCCGTCGTAGACCATGCGGGTCCAGGTGTCGGCCCGCTCGGGCACCATTACGCCGAATTCGAGCGAGCCGAACCGGGTCCGCGTCGCCTCGTCGGCCTGGTACTTCTTCTTGATCTCCTGGTCGATCGAGAGCCCGCTGGCCCATCCCGCCGGGGTGTCGGAACCTCCCTGGATGTTGCCGGGGAACAGCTCGATCCCCGTCAGGAGGCAGCCCATCCCGCGCATGTGGTTGTCGCCGTCGCCCCGGACCTTGTCGCAGACCCCGTTCAGGATCAGCGTGCGATCCTTGAACGGCTCAAGCGGCGACAGGCTCTGCTTCAGCTTGAAGTCGGCCCCTTCCTCGTCAGGCCAGAACGCCTTCGGAATCACGCCGTTGGGGCTGAACATGACTACCAGCCGCTTCTTCCGCCCGGCCGTCCCGGCGAATCCCAGGCTCGGCAGGTTGAGGACGAAAGGCAGCGCCGCCGCGCTGAGACCGAGGTCGCGGAGGAACGCGCGTCGTGTTCGGGTCCGTGCCATGTCTCGTCTCCGTGAGGAACGTGGCGACGCATCGCCGGGGGGATGAACAGGTCGAATCGTTGCACGCTTCGCGCGAGTACGAAGGCGAAGTCGTCAGTACTTCCAGGGATTCAAGGCGTGGTCGCGACGCTCGGCGCGGCTTCCTGATTCTTGTCCGAGGCGCGGCGCGGGGTCAACGCCGACGCCGACATGACCTCCACCATCAACCGACGGATGTTGAAATCCTGCTTCTCGAACGCCGCGGTCAACGTCTTCAGCTCGTCGGGGCCGAACGCGTTGATCGGCTGCTTGACCAGATAGTGGAACAACTGCTGGGTGAACGCCGAGTGCGACTCCTCGGTTTCCCCCAGATACTTCGCGAGATCCTGCGGGCCGGTGAACGGGATCGTCTCGCCCGATCGCGAGTGGTATTCCCCCGTCGCGTCGATCGGCTTCCCGTTCTCCTCCTTGCGGAATCGGCCCACGGCGTCGTAATTCTCCAGCGCGAATCCCACCGGATTGATCATCGTGTGGCAGACCTGGCACGCCTTGGGGCTCGTTTGCAGGGCCACTCGGTCCCGGGTCGACAGGTCCGCGTGCAGGTCGGGAGCCAGCGGAGCGACCGCCTCGGGGGGCGGCGGCAAGGACCGGCCCAGCACGCCTCGGGTCAGGAAGACCCCCCGATGGATCGGCGAGCTCGTCGCCGTGTATGCGTTGCTCGCCATCAGGTACGGGTGCGTCACCAGCCCCGCGCGAGGCTCGTCGCCGAGCTTCACCTTCTGGAACGGCGCGTCGGCCGGCAGCGAGGCCCCGTAAAACTGGGCGAGGCGGCCGTTCAGATACAGCTCGTCGCCTGCCAGGAACCGGCGGAAATCCGATCCCTCCGACCACGCGACTTCCTCCAGGAACATCTCCAGCGAGGTCCGCAGGTCGCTCGCAATCGTCTCATCAAAGCCGGGGAAGAGCGTGGCGTCCTTCGAAAGATCGGTCACGCGGTCGACCTTCAGCCACTGGAGCAGGAACTCCCGAAACTTGGCCCTCGTCCGCAGGTCCTCCACCATCCGCTCGGCCTGTCCGGCCACCTGATCCCGCGTCTTCAGTTCCCCCTTGGCGGCGGCCTCCAGGAGCGCGGAGTCGGGGAGCGAATCCCAAAGGCCGAACGAGAGTCGCGAGGCCGCGTCGTAATCGTCGAGCGTCCCCGCTGGCTCCTGATAGAGGAACATCGGCGACTTCAAGCTCGCCAGGACCACCTTCTTGACGGCCGTTTCCAGGGCGACGCCCTCGCCGAACCGATGGTCCACATAGGCCGCCTTCT includes:
- a CDS encoding DUF1552 domain-containing protein, with the protein product MARTRTRRAFLRDLGLSAAALPFVLNLPSLGFAGTAGRKKRLVVMFSPNGVIPKAFWPDEEGADFKLKQSLSPLEPFKDRTLILNGVCDKVRGDGDNHMRGMGCLLTGIELFPGNIQGGSDTPAGWASGLSIDQEIKKKYQADEATRTRFGSLEFGVMVPERADTWTRMVYDGPNKPIAPIDDPYQMFSKLYGRMKDQESLKSILDDVKGDLKKIESAVSVEDRRILEEHATFVREMERELTSDDGAGLDHPVPELEPGIKTVNDEIPKISKTQIDLMVQSFAADFSRIATLQYTNSVGMAKMNWIGVPEGHHELSHNPDSDEASVEKLIKINTWFCEQMAYLARRLAETPEPGGPGSLLDNTTIIWTNELGKGNSHTLDDIPFVLVGNGLDFKMRRSLKYKKVPHNRLLLSIAHGMGHTELKRFGNPDHCGDGPLSDLT
- a CDS encoding DUF1592 domain-containing protein, translated to MKLFKFSLARLLPIVVALAVLGLRGGSFSRAEEPSRGEAIYMKQCLSCHGKAGEGSEEYPYALVGDKSVKELSRYISKTMPEDDPGSCVGEDADQVAAYLHGAFYSSLAQARNKPARIELSRLTVRQHQNALIDLIGSFRGPMEWDGPKGLQGVYSKSHQHWKKEDRIIDRVDPTVQFDFGVNLPDSDEVGHRFFVRWEGGVLAPDTGDYEFVVRTEHSTRLWVNDTEKPLIDRWVKSGDDTEFRETVRLIGGRVYPIRLELSKGKQGVDDSKKVTPPPTPATIALLWKRPKAVVEPITARYLSPKKTPELFVLQTPFPPDDRSMGYERGTSVSKAWDDATTDAALETAAYVADRLDKLVQVKPDAADREAKVREFCVKFVERAFRRPLTEEQKAAYVDHRFGEGVALETAVKKVVLASLKSPMFLYQEPAGTLDDYDAASRLSFGLWDSLPDSALLEAAAKGELKTRDQVAGQAERMVEDLRTRAKFREFLLQWLKVDRVTDLSKDATLFPGFDETIASDLRTSLEMFLEEVAWSEGSDFRRFLAGDELYLNGRLAQFYGASLPADAPFQKVKLGDEPRAGLVTHPYLMASNAYTATSSPIHRGVFLTRGVLGRSLPPPPEAVAPLAPDLHADLSTRDRVALQTSPKACQVCHTMINPVGFALENYDAVGRFRKEENGKPIDATGEYHSRSGETIPFTGPQDLAKYLGETEESHSAFTQQLFHYLVKQPINAFGPDELKTLTAAFEKQDFNIRRLMVEVMSASALTPRRASDKNQEAAPSVATTP